In Gammaproteobacteria bacterium, one DNA window encodes the following:
- a CDS encoding ABC transporter ATP-binding protein/permease yields the protein MRPTRLEKPAATRNNLKTIATLLPYLWEFKVRVIVALSLLVLAKLANVSVPLVLKEIVDALDQPRAELVLPVFLVIGYGVLRLGSTLFGELRDAIFAKVTQRAIRRAANKVFSHLHSLSLRFHLERQTGGVSRDIERGTRGISFLLNFMLFNILPTLLEIGLVLVILINQYDIRFSIIIFLTLLAYIALTLIVTEWRMIFRRTMNNMDSKANTQAIDSLLNYETVKYFGNEAWEARRYDEHLQSWEKAAVRNQTSLATLNAGQSAIIAIGVTLLMLLAAEQVIDGRMTLGDLVLINAFMLQLYMPLHFLGFVYREIKHSLADMERMFTLLDEHKEIEDKPDATALDAAQATIRFSHVDFSYEPNRQILFDVSFDIPAGQNIAVVGHSGSGKSTLARLLFRFYDVQSGSILINDQDIRAVTQQSLRAAMGIVPQDTVLFNDSIYYNIAYGRPDATQEEVFAAARAAHIHNFIASLPEKYATIVGERGLKLSGGEKQRVAIARTILKNPAILIFDEATSALDSNSEKRIQAELKRIARNRTTLTIAHRLSTIADADQILVMDHGRIIERGTHQQLLIADGAYAQMWELQQQEESDQHKRQNTIST from the coding sequence ATGCGCCCTACCCGTCTTGAGAAACCCGCCGCCACACGCAACAATCTGAAAACCATCGCCACGCTGCTACCCTATTTGTGGGAATTCAAAGTCCGCGTGATTGTGGCGCTTAGTCTGTTGGTACTGGCGAAACTCGCCAATGTTTCGGTGCCGCTGGTATTGAAGGAAATTGTCGATGCGTTGGATCAACCGCGCGCCGAGCTGGTGTTGCCGGTTTTCCTGGTGATCGGTTATGGCGTTTTGCGGCTAGGCAGCACATTATTTGGTGAATTGCGCGATGCGATTTTTGCCAAAGTGACGCAACGCGCGATCCGCCGCGCCGCGAATAAAGTATTCAGCCACCTGCATTCGCTGTCGCTGCGTTTTCATCTGGAACGCCAAACTGGCGGCGTGTCGCGCGACATCGAGCGCGGCACGCGCGGCATCTCCTTTTTGCTGAATTTCATGCTGTTCAACATTCTGCCGACGCTGCTGGAAATCGGTCTGGTGCTGGTCATCCTGATCAATCAATACGACATCCGGTTTTCCATCATCATTTTCCTGACCCTGCTGGCGTATATCGCGCTCACGCTGATCGTTACCGAATGGCGCATGATTTTCCGCCGCACCATGAACAACATGGATTCAAAAGCCAACACACAAGCGATCGATAGCTTGCTGAATTACGAAACGGTGAAATACTTCGGCAACGAAGCCTGGGAAGCACGGCGCTACGACGAGCACTTGCAATCGTGGGAAAAAGCTGCGGTGCGCAACCAAACTTCGCTGGCGACATTGAACGCCGGACAAAGCGCGATCATCGCGATCGGCGTCACTTTACTGATGCTGCTGGCGGCCGAGCAAGTCATCGACGGCCGCATGACATTGGGCGATTTGGTGCTGATCAATGCCTTTATGCTGCAACTGTACATGCCGCTGCATTTTCTCGGCTTTGTTTACCGCGAGATCAAGCACTCGCTGGCCGATATGGAGCGCATGTTCACACTGCTGGACGAGCATAAGGAAATCGAAGACAAACCGGATGCCACAGCGCTCGATGCCGCTCAAGCGACGATCCGGTTCAGTCATGTCGATTTTAGTTATGAACCGAATCGCCAGATCCTGTTCGACGTCAGTTTCGACATTCCCGCCGGGCAGAATATCGCCGTAGTCGGTCACAGCGGTTCCGGCAAATCGACGCTGGCACGCTTGCTATTCCGTTTTTACGATGTGCAATCGGGCAGCATTCTGATCAATGACCAGGATATCCGCGCCGTCACGCAGCAAAGCCTGCGCGCCGCGATGGGTATCGTGCCGCAAGACACCGTGCTGTTCAACGACAGCATTTATTACAACATCGCCTACGGCCGGCCGGATGCTACACAGGAAGAAGTGTTTGCCGCCGCTCGCGCCGCGCATATTCATAATTTTATCGCAAGCCTGCCGGAAAAATATGCCACGATCGTCGGGGAGCGCGGCTTGAAGCTATCCGGCGGCGAAAAGCAACGCGTTGCGATTGCCCGCACCATTCTGAAAAATCCAGCCATTCTGATTTTCGACGAAGCAACTTCGGCGCTCGACTCCAATTCCGAGAAACGCATTCAAGCGGAGCTGAAACGCATCGCGCGCAACCGCACGACATTGACCATTGCGCACCGCCTGTCGACAATCGCCGATGCCGATCAGATCCTGGTCATGGATCACGGCCGTATCATCGAGCGCGGCACGCACCAGCAATTGCTGATAGCCGACGGCGCGTACGCGCAGATGTGGGAATTACAACAGCAGGAAGAAAGCGATCAGCACAAGCGGCAAAACACCATTTCCACTTAA
- the motA gene encoding flagellar motor stator protein MotA has translation MLVLVGYLIIIISVFGGFALAGGHLASLWQPVELLMIGGAAVGAFVVGNSNKALKATMKALPTVFKGSKYTKALYMDLMTLLYEVLSKIRKEGLMSIEGDVDDPANSPIFTKYPDILADHHITEFITDYLRLMVGGNLNSLEIESLMDSELETHHQEGEVPIHVVAKLGDGLPAFGIVAAVMGVVHTMESVHLPPAELGILIAAALVGTFLGILLAYGFVGPLANKLEHNLHESSKMFECIKITLLANLNGYSPVLAVEFGRKVLFTTERPSFLELEEHVKQSKSK, from the coding sequence ATGCTTGTATTAGTTGGTTATCTCATCATCATCATTTCTGTTTTCGGCGGTTTTGCACTGGCGGGCGGGCATCTCGCTTCGCTGTGGCAACCGGTCGAATTGCTTATGATCGGTGGCGCCGCGGTGGGCGCATTTGTCGTCGGCAACTCGAACAAAGCGCTCAAAGCCACGATGAAAGCTTTACCGACTGTTTTCAAAGGCTCCAAATATACCAAAGCGTTGTACATGGATTTGATGACGTTGCTGTACGAAGTGCTCAGCAAAATCCGCAAGGAAGGATTGATGTCGATCGAAGGCGATGTCGACGATCCCGCCAACAGTCCGATTTTCACCAAGTACCCGGATATCCTGGCCGATCACCATATCACCGAATTCATCACCGATTATCTACGTTTGATGGTCGGTGGCAACCTCAATTCGCTTGAGATCGAGAGTTTGATGGACAGCGAATTGGAAACGCATCATCAGGAAGGCGAAGTGCCGATTCATGTAGTGGCCAAACTCGGCGACGGATTGCCGGCTTTCGGTATCGTCGCGGCGGTGATGGGCGTGGTGCATACCATGGAATCGGTGCATCTTCCACCGGCGGAATTGGGTATTCTGATTGCCGCCGCATTGGTCGGTACGTTCTTGGGAATCTTGCTGGCATATGGATTCGTCGGTCCGCTGGCCAACAAACTGGAACATAACCTGCATGAATCCAGCAAGATGTTCGAGTGTATCAAAATCACGTTACTGGCCAATTTGAATGGATATTCGCCGGTTCTGGCAGTTGAATTCGGCCGCAAAGTGCTATTCACCACCGAACGGCCGTCTTTCCTGGAACTGGAAGAGCATGTTAAGCAAAGCAAATCGAAATAA